A stretch of Actinomycetota bacterium DNA encodes these proteins:
- the ahcY gene encoding adenosylhomocysteinase, with amino-acid sequence MSVFKADGTPDFKVADLELAEFGRDEIRLAEHEMPGLMAMRVEYGDSKPLTGARITGSLHMTVQTAVLIETLVDLGADVRWASCNIFSTQDHAAAAIVVGRDGTVAKPSGVPVYAWKGESLEEYWWCTEQILEWPDGKGPNMILDDGGDATLLVHKGREFELAGAVPATDESHSEEYRVILHTLRESLANYSDRFTTIADGIKGVTEETTTGVHRLYEMLRAGELLFPAINVNDSVTKSKFDNKYGCRHSLIDGINRATDTLIGGKVAVVCGYGDVGKGSAESLRGQGARVIITEIDPICALQAAMDGYQVARIEDVIGLADIFITATGCYDVITADHMAQMKHQAIVGNIGHFDNEIDIAGLGTLPGIKRKTIKPQVDEWTFADGHSIIMLSEGRLLNLGNATGHPSFVMSNSFTNQVLAQIELFTKLDQYPLGVYTLPKHLDEKVARLHLEALGVQLTDLTKQQAEYLGVDVAGPYKPEHYRY; translated from the coding sequence ATGTCCGTGTTCAAAGCTGATGGCACCCCCGACTTCAAGGTTGCCGATCTGGAGCTGGCCGAATTCGGCCGCGATGAAATCCGTCTGGCCGAGCACGAGATGCCGGGCCTGATGGCCATGCGCGTGGAGTATGGCGACAGCAAGCCGTTGACTGGTGCTCGTATCACCGGGTCATTGCACATGACCGTCCAGACCGCGGTGTTGATCGAGACTCTCGTTGATCTCGGTGCCGATGTGCGCTGGGCCTCGTGCAACATCTTCTCCACCCAGGATCACGCTGCAGCGGCGATCGTGGTTGGCCGCGACGGCACCGTCGCGAAGCCAAGTGGCGTACCGGTGTACGCATGGAAGGGCGAGTCGCTCGAGGAGTACTGGTGGTGCACAGAGCAGATCCTGGAATGGCCAGATGGCAAGGGCCCGAACATGATCCTGGACGATGGTGGCGACGCCACTCTTCTTGTGCACAAGGGACGCGAGTTCGAACTTGCTGGTGCAGTGCCGGCAACGGATGAGAGCCACTCCGAGGAGTACCGGGTCATTCTGCACACCCTTCGTGAGTCACTCGCAAACTACTCCGACAGATTCACCACCATCGCTGACGGAATCAAGGGCGTCACAGAAGAGACGACCACTGGTGTGCACCGTCTGTACGAGATGCTGCGTGCGGGTGAATTGCTCTTCCCGGCCATCAATGTCAACGACTCAGTGACTAAGAGCAAGTTCGACAACAAGTACGGCTGCCGTCATTCACTCATTGACGGCATCAACCGTGCGACCGACACTCTCATCGGCGGCAAGGTTGCCGTGGTCTGCGGCTACGGCGATGTCGGCAAGGGCTCGGCCGAGTCACTGCGTGGCCAGGGTGCTCGCGTCATCATCACTGAGATTGATCCGATCTGTGCGCTGCAGGCAGCCATGGATGGCTACCAGGTAGCTCGCATCGAGGATGTCATCGGCTTGGCAGACATCTTCATCACCGCCACTGGCTGCTATGACGTCATCACTGCGGATCACATGGCGCAGATGAAGCATCAGGCGATCGTGGGCAACATCGGTCACTTCGACAATGAGATCGATATTGCTGGACTTGGCACTCTTCCCGGCATCAAGCGCAAGACCATCAAGCCACAGGTTGATGAGTGGACCTTCGCTGATGGCCACTCGATCATCATGCTGTCCGAAGGTCGCCTGCTGAACCTAGGCAACGCAACGGGCCATCCTTCATTTGTGATGAGCAACTCCTTCACCAACCAGGTCCTCGCGCAGATCGAGCTGTTCACCAAGCTCGATCAGTACCCGCTTGGCGTCTACACCCTGCCCAAGCACCTTGACGAGAAGGTTGCCCGTCTGCACCTTGAGGCCCTTGGTGTGCAACTCACCGATCTCACCAAGCAGCAGGCCGAGTACTTGGGTGTCGATGTTGCCGGCCCGTACAAGCCGGAGCACTACCGCTACTGA
- a CDS encoding DUF2817 domain-containing protein: MYSFRIAISAGLAALMMCLLFAGSEPGFAANSSGTPQTIGKSVKGRAIVATHRGPESAPVRIVVLGQMHGNERAGRRIVSLLQTRVLPAHVQLWLISTVNPDGAVLGTRRNANKVDINRNFPSQWRTSKKRSPYYPGPSVASEPETQSLMAFLSEVKPTAVLSFHQAYGMVDDPYPRGHAAAKKFGALLGLPTGIVPCRGVCRGTMTAWVNSELQAIGLTVELRSKVTPAGAQRAASAVIGLAAWLAGTPVPTPALTPAPEPTASPTPTPIPTQDPNFVPAPTPSLIPPEPADLQ, encoded by the coding sequence ATGTATTCGTTCCGGATCGCCATTTCTGCGGGGCTGGCTGCGCTCATGATGTGCCTGCTTTTTGCTGGCAGCGAGCCGGGATTTGCTGCGAATTCAAGTGGCACGCCACAGACCATCGGCAAGTCGGTGAAGGGTCGTGCGATTGTTGCGACCCATCGGGGACCAGAATCAGCGCCTGTCCGGATCGTGGTACTTGGCCAGATGCATGGCAATGAGCGCGCAGGTCGGCGCATAGTGAGCTTGTTGCAGACTCGCGTGCTTCCGGCTCATGTCCAACTCTGGCTCATCTCCACAGTGAATCCCGATGGTGCGGTGCTTGGAACGCGTCGCAATGCCAACAAGGTCGACATCAATCGCAATTTTCCCAGCCAGTGGAGGACCAGCAAGAAGCGCTCGCCCTATTACCCCGGTCCAAGTGTGGCAAGTGAGCCAGAGACGCAAAGCCTGATGGCCTTCCTCAGCGAGGTGAAGCCGACGGCGGTCCTGTCATTTCATCAGGCGTACGGGATGGTCGACGACCCCTATCCGCGTGGGCATGCGGCTGCCAAGAAGTTCGGCGCGCTCTTGGGCCTGCCCACTGGGATTGTTCCCTGTCGGGGTGTGTGCAGGGGGACAATGACAGCCTGGGTGAACTCCGAGTTGCAGGCCATCGGGCTCACCGTTGAATTGCGCTCCAAGGTCACGCCTGCAGGGGCGCAGCGCGCAGCATCGGCGGTCATCGGGCTCGCAGCCTGGCTGGCGGGCACTCCAGTGCCCACCCCTGCTCTTACGCCGGCACCCGAGCCGACAGCTTCGCCAACTCCAACGCCAATTCCCACGCAAGATCCAAACTTTGTTCCTGCCCCAACCCCAAGCCTCATCCCACCTGAACCTGCAGATCTTCAATGA
- a CDS encoding DUF6153 family protein, whose protein sequence is MKGTQRAGLLRLFATVALFLGLVSMHHLSLAQCDDLQHATSASSVAIAAEPAGMAMPVTANSSPSPSHSHSNSALGCACLIAMCLAILAFVILLRPQSPKDWLRARQRTVQSVTRIRQLWPPSPPDLLALSVSRT, encoded by the coding sequence GTGAAGGGGACTCAGCGCGCCGGACTCCTGCGCCTGTTCGCGACCGTTGCGCTGTTCCTTGGCTTGGTGTCCATGCATCATCTCTCGCTGGCTCAATGTGATGACCTCCAGCACGCGACGAGCGCTTCCTCGGTCGCAATTGCGGCCGAGCCTGCGGGCATGGCGATGCCGGTCACAGCCAATTCGAGTCCTTCACCAAGCCACTCCCACTCCAACTCAGCGCTTGGGTGCGCGTGCCTGATTGCCATGTGCTTGGCAATCCTTGCCTTTGTCATTCTGCTCCGGCCACAATCCCCCAAGGACTGGCTGCGCGCCCGCCAGCGCACTGTGCAGAGCGTCACTCGCATTCGGCAGTTGTGGCCGCCAAGTCCTCCCGATCTGCTCGCGCTGTCAGTTTCGCGGACGTGA
- the mtrB gene encoding MtrAB system histidine kinase MtrB, whose protein sequence is MTSIRYSRPRLAAALSPAAAPFRWLKRGWRGSLLLRITTITLVSSLIVLTVLGVSLLSKVTTGLMGAKEQTSIAEASAGLIEAQRIIEAAEASPTAPSPSRLVDAIVAGLGSQGGTSTQFDILLLAAQPGQALPERGTNLVSTSSIDPELRVALNQDQTQLWTYDPIRYINGLSVPGLLVGAPLEIPSLGRYHLYYLFPLTQEQQTLDLVRGAVLLTGALLLVLLTLIARLVTRLVVNPVREAARTAALLADGQLSERMTVRGEDELAQLATTFNEMAESLQQQIKQLEELSRVQQRFVADVSHELRTPLTTIRMAADLMFERRVEFDAATARAAELLQNQLDRFEELLVDLLEISRFDAGVAVLDLEACDVNALVARAVEQARPLATRIDTSLELVASPDPALVAADSRRINRVVRNLLDNAIEHSDGKGVVVTVGTNEDAVAICVRDYGLGLRPGESGLVFNRFWRADPARARTTGGTGLGLSIAFEDARLHGGWLEAWGEPGLGSNFRLTLPRVAREPLTRSPLPLVPVNFEAVESADSSAVRLDTIPGPASKGFQLPPRSGRT, encoded by the coding sequence TTGACCTCGATTCGCTATTCGCGGCCACGCCTTGCCGCGGCGCTGAGTCCAGCTGCCGCGCCTTTCCGGTGGCTCAAGCGCGGCTGGCGCGGCTCCCTTCTCCTACGCATCACCACGATCACCCTGGTGTCCTCTCTCATTGTGTTGACCGTTCTCGGCGTCTCCTTGCTCAGCAAGGTCACGACCGGCCTGATGGGAGCCAAGGAGCAGACTTCGATCGCTGAAGCTTCGGCGGGATTGATTGAGGCCCAACGAATCATTGAAGCGGCGGAGGCATCGCCGACGGCGCCCTCGCCTTCCCGTTTGGTGGATGCCATCGTGGCCGGGCTGGGATCGCAAGGCGGAACCTCAACACAGTTCGACATCCTGCTGCTCGCTGCCCAGCCGGGACAGGCGCTCCCCGAACGTGGCACGAATCTGGTGTCCACCTCCAGTATCGATCCCGAACTTCGTGTGGCGTTGAATCAAGACCAGACGCAGTTGTGGACCTATGACCCAATCCGCTACATCAATGGTCTCAGCGTCCCCGGATTGCTCGTTGGTGCGCCGCTTGAGATTCCGTCGCTTGGTCGCTATCACCTGTACTACCTGTTTCCGCTGACTCAAGAGCAACAGACCCTTGACCTGGTTCGAGGCGCAGTGCTGTTGACAGGCGCGCTGCTCCTGGTGCTGCTCACGCTCATCGCTCGACTGGTGACTCGACTGGTGGTCAATCCGGTGCGTGAAGCCGCGCGTACTGCTGCATTGCTTGCTGACGGGCAACTCTCCGAACGCATGACGGTTCGCGGTGAGGACGAGCTGGCACAACTGGCCACTACCTTCAACGAGATGGCCGAGAGCCTGCAACAGCAGATCAAGCAGCTGGAAGAGCTCTCGCGCGTGCAGCAGCGATTCGTGGCTGACGTCTCGCACGAACTTCGTACCCCGTTGACAACTATTCGCATGGCAGCAGACCTGATGTTCGAACGGCGGGTGGAGTTTGACGCAGCGACAGCGCGAGCCGCGGAGCTGCTTCAGAATCAATTGGACCGCTTCGAGGAACTGCTGGTTGATCTGCTGGAGATTTCGCGTTTCGATGCCGGCGTTGCGGTCCTGGATCTTGAAGCCTGTGACGTGAACGCCCTTGTTGCTCGCGCAGTTGAGCAAGCGCGACCTTTGGCCACGCGCATCGATACCAGCCTGGAACTCGTTGCCTCGCCCGATCCGGCGCTCGTTGCAGCAGACAGCAGGCGCATCAACAGAGTCGTACGCAATCTTCTGGACAACGCAATCGAACACAGCGATGGCAAGGGCGTCGTTGTCACCGTCGGCACGAATGAGGATGCAGTCGCGATTTGCGTCCGTGACTATGGGCTTGGCCTGCGACCGGGTGAGTCTGGGCTGGTGTTCAACCGCTTCTGGCGCGCGGATCCGGCGCGGGCACGCACCACGGGCGGAACTGGACTGGGCTTGTCCATTGCATTTGAGGATGCCCGACTTCACGGTGGTTGGCTTGAGGCCTGGGGTGAGCCCGGACTTGGATCCAACTTCCGACTCACCTTGCCGCGGGTCGCCCGAGAGCCGTTGACGCGCTCACCGCTGCCATTGGTGCCAGTGAACTTCGAAGCCGTTGAATCCGCGGACTCTTCGGCAGTGCGCTTGGACACCATTCCGGGTCCGGCGTCAAAGGGATTCCAACTGCCACCACGATCGGGACGCACATGA
- the mtrA gene encoding MtrAB system response regulator MtrA, with translation MNQPSDFGTLGKVLVVDDDAALSEMLGIVLRQEGFSAEFCADGSLALDRFRAVQPDIVLLDVMLPGMNGIEICRAIRKESGVPIVMLTARSDTVDVVVGLESGADDYVVKPFKPRELIARLRARVRRGDDAAAQPLAIGDLRIDVAGHKVSRNSEMLSLTPLEFDLLVCLARKPGQVFTREALLHDVWGYQHAADTRLVNVHVQRLRSKVERDPERPEYVLTVRGIGYKAGPA, from the coding sequence ATGAATCAACCCTCAGACTTTGGCACGCTCGGAAAGGTTCTGGTCGTCGATGACGATGCAGCGCTCTCAGAGATGCTGGGCATCGTGCTGCGGCAAGAGGGATTCTCCGCGGAATTCTGTGCTGACGGTTCATTGGCGCTGGATCGATTCCGCGCTGTCCAGCCAGACATCGTGCTGCTGGATGTCATGCTGCCCGGAATGAACGGCATAGAGATCTGTCGGGCAATCCGCAAGGAATCCGGCGTCCCGATCGTGATGCTCACGGCACGCAGCGACACCGTTGATGTGGTCGTGGGGCTGGAATCCGGGGCAGACGACTACGTCGTCAAGCCCTTCAAGCCCCGTGAGCTCATTGCCCGACTGCGAGCGCGTGTGCGCCGTGGTGACGATGCCGCGGCCCAACCGCTGGCTATTGGCGATCTACGCATAGATGTGGCAGGCCACAAGGTTTCGCGCAACAGCGAGATGCTTTCGCTGACCCCCTTGGAGTTTGACCTGCTGGTCTGCCTGGCACGCAAGCCCGGGCAGGTCTTCACGCGTGAGGCCCTGCTGCACGATGTCTGGGGCTACCAGCACGCAGCGGACACTCGACTGGTCAATGTGCACGTGCAAAGGCTCCGGTCCAAGGTAGAGCGCGATCCAGAGCGTCCCGAATACGTGCTCACCGTGCGGGGGATTGGCTACAAGGCAGGACCCGCTTGA
- a CDS encoding ComF family protein, protein MHLMQQLLAEVRELSQDLADVSLSRVCVGCGRECAVLCDRCQARLPMTAAKRDHDPLIWYAGEHEGLVRDLVLAHKERGVRAVTHILGRLLAISTWHAVDGWFASPITLVPVPPHRSSIRSRGRDSLGEIVQSSARVLRARGRSIAVAPVLQWRRENERHAGLSASARWELNNAFLVRSRTALPRMAVVVDDVVTTGATVAEAVRVLRAAGVDVQAVACVASRSRGTR, encoded by the coding sequence ATGCACTTGATGCAGCAGCTCCTGGCAGAGGTCAGGGAACTCTCGCAGGATCTTGCAGATGTGTCACTGTCTCGCGTGTGCGTTGGTTGCGGGCGCGAGTGCGCAGTGCTGTGCGATCGATGCCAAGCGCGCCTTCCGATGACTGCCGCGAAACGAGATCACGATCCCTTGATCTGGTACGCAGGGGAGCATGAAGGCCTCGTGCGTGATCTGGTACTTGCGCATAAGGAGCGAGGAGTCCGTGCGGTGACTCACATTCTGGGACGCCTGCTTGCAATCTCTACGTGGCATGCGGTGGATGGCTGGTTCGCGTCGCCGATCACTTTGGTCCCGGTTCCGCCGCATCGAAGCTCTATTCGTTCCCGCGGACGGGACAGCCTGGGCGAGATCGTGCAGTCCTCGGCTCGAGTCCTTCGTGCCCGCGGACGGTCGATTGCTGTTGCACCGGTATTGCAATGGCGTCGCGAGAATGAAAGGCACGCTGGACTCTCGGCCAGTGCGCGGTGGGAACTCAACAATGCATTCCTTGTTCGATCGCGTACTGCACTGCCAAGGATGGCTGTTGTTGTTGACGATGTCGTCACTACAGGCGCGACCGTCGCTGAGGCGGTGCGTGTTCTCAGAGCTGCCGGTGTTGATGTACAGGCAGTTGCCTGCGTAGCGAGTAGGAGTCGAGGAACTAGGTAA
- a CDS encoding DUF998 domain-containing protein: MPRMPKWGLISAAAAPILLVAGWTIAARLQPEGFDATTQTISALAGADAKNRWVMSTALLAVGASQIGTAVALRPVAPAGRVLLGTGGVFTLLVALNPLPTAGQAAPVHGVVAAGSFAALAVWPLLSWQRGPSTAWALRPAVAVAAGSVLVIATGWFFASVVADAHRVGLAERSAAVVLNLWPLAAAASIWKLQRRN; the protein is encoded by the coding sequence ATGCCACGCATGCCCAAGTGGGGGCTGATCTCAGCGGCAGCCGCCCCGATCCTGCTCGTGGCCGGCTGGACGATCGCGGCCCGCTTGCAGCCCGAGGGCTTCGATGCAACGACGCAGACCATCAGCGCTCTGGCTGGGGCCGATGCAAAGAACCGCTGGGTCATGAGCACAGCACTTCTTGCAGTGGGAGCAAGTCAGATCGGCACGGCAGTGGCGCTGCGACCCGTAGCTCCAGCGGGGCGAGTTCTGCTTGGCACTGGCGGAGTCTTCACGCTCCTTGTCGCCTTGAATCCTCTTCCCACTGCCGGACAAGCGGCGCCGGTGCACGGCGTTGTCGCCGCAGGATCATTCGCTGCTCTTGCTGTCTGGCCATTGCTGAGCTGGCAGCGCGGGCCATCAACTGCATGGGCACTGCGCCCAGCCGTGGCTGTTGCGGCCGGGTCAGTGCTGGTGATTGCCACCGGCTGGTTCTTCGCTTCAGTGGTGGCCGACGCACACCGCGTGGGACTGGCTGAACGCAGCGCGGCAGTCGTCTTGAACCTTTGGCCACTGGCCGCAGCAGCCTCGATCTGGAAGCTTCAGCGTCGAAACTAG
- a CDS encoding LpqB family beta-propeller domain-containing protein codes for MKVLRFAAALTAFGLLLSGCGVLPWSLTAQVPEGGSIQQGDASAANREDQFIRVIPQSPRKGMSQAEIVQGFLDASAAFEDDHAVAREFLTLKAANLWAPDSEVRVFRGAPDLVQNGSVVRFSAPLAGTISERGTYQIASPDATLNAEFSLERQDDEWRIAELPQGLELSTIDVDRAFRPLSVYYFNPQFSTLVPDARMIPVPGNGVATGLMRALLNGSDPWLAPAVKTAFPLGVRLNFNFVGINSGVARVDLTADALFASDSERMQMAQQIVWTLRQLPDVSAVSITAGGQLLTIAGVPYPIPRDEWPTIDPSGLEPGAEAVFANANGISRLTNGRERPIVGYPSTSNSTFTQVVVNRFGGLLSGVDPLGRVWSALIEANTTWAQLPITRPTQWLEFDASGGLWMWDPSNGLAVWDAPGPIKDITVTGLPPGASLVKAVPSRDGTRAALILRKSGTTSVYLARIEQDVETDRRVISGARAYAPSATGVLDVDWSSANSLAFIGRTGNGDLQAFDLDLASGALTPQGGPDEPETIAAAPGLPVLIAAADGVVYQLDAGTWTVRAPGWSPAYPS; via the coding sequence ATGAAAGTCCTGAGATTTGCAGCGGCGCTGACTGCCTTCGGCTTGCTCCTGAGTGGCTGCGGCGTACTGCCATGGTCATTGACCGCGCAGGTGCCTGAAGGCGGCTCGATTCAGCAGGGCGATGCCAGCGCCGCCAATCGTGAAGACCAATTCATTCGGGTGATCCCGCAGAGTCCGCGCAAGGGGATGTCGCAAGCAGAGATTGTGCAGGGATTCCTGGATGCCTCGGCTGCATTCGAGGATGATCACGCTGTCGCGCGTGAATTTCTCACGTTGAAGGCTGCGAACCTGTGGGCTCCCGATTCAGAAGTACGCGTGTTCCGGGGTGCGCCCGATCTCGTGCAGAACGGGTCCGTCGTGCGCTTTTCTGCGCCCCTGGCAGGCACGATCTCCGAGCGAGGCACGTACCAGATCGCCAGCCCTGATGCCACGCTCAATGCCGAGTTCTCCTTGGAACGGCAAGACGATGAGTGGCGGATTGCTGAACTCCCACAGGGGCTGGAACTGTCCACGATCGATGTTGACCGGGCCTTTCGGCCGTTGTCGGTGTATTACTTCAATCCGCAGTTCAGCACCCTGGTTCCCGACGCGCGGATGATCCCGGTACCAGGCAATGGCGTTGCGACCGGGCTCATGCGGGCACTGCTCAATGGGTCTGATCCGTGGCTTGCCCCGGCAGTCAAGACTGCCTTCCCGCTTGGCGTGAGGCTCAACTTCAACTTCGTCGGCATCAACTCCGGGGTGGCACGGGTTGATCTGACTGCCGATGCGCTCTTCGCATCGGACAGTGAGCGCATGCAGATGGCGCAGCAGATCGTCTGGACTTTGCGTCAGCTGCCCGACGTGAGTGCAGTGAGCATCACTGCAGGTGGTCAATTGCTCACAATCGCTGGCGTGCCCTATCCGATTCCCCGCGACGAATGGCCAACCATTGATCCTTCAGGCCTGGAGCCTGGCGCTGAAGCGGTGTTCGCCAACGCCAATGGGATCTCACGGCTGACCAATGGCCGGGAAAGGCCGATCGTCGGATATCCATCAACATCAAACTCGACGTTCACTCAAGTCGTGGTGAATCGCTTTGGTGGCCTGCTCTCAGGAGTCGACCCGCTTGGTCGCGTGTGGAGTGCCCTGATCGAGGCAAACACCACCTGGGCGCAACTGCCCATCACTCGACCAACGCAATGGCTGGAATTCGACGCCAGTGGCGGGCTGTGGATGTGGGATCCATCCAATGGACTGGCAGTCTGGGATGCGCCTGGACCAATCAAGGACATCACGGTGACCGGGCTGCCTCCCGGAGCCAGCCTGGTGAAAGCCGTGCCCTCGCGTGACGGCACCCGAGCCGCGCTGATTCTTCGCAAATCTGGTACGACATCGGTCTATTTGGCGCGCATTGAGCAGGACGTCGAAACCGATCGGCGCGTCATTTCGGGAGCGCGGGCCTACGCGCCGAGTGCTACTGGTGTGCTTGATGTGGATTGGTCAAGCGCAAACTCGCTGGCATTCATCGGGCGGACCGGAAATGGTGATCTGCAGGCCTTCGATCTGGATCTGGCTTCGGGAGCGCTCACCCCGCAAGGTGGTCCAGATGAGCCCGAGACCATTGCTGCTGCTCCTGGACTGCCAGTACTCATTGCGGCAGCCGACGGCGTTGTCTATCAACTCGATGCTGGCACTTGGACCGTGCGGGCCCCCGGTTGGTCACCTGCATATCCGAGTTGA
- a CDS encoding VOC family protein, translating into MNDILGLATVIFPTADLQASKSWWAQALGKQPYFDEPFYVGFELNGYELGINPGASIADGPVAYLRTDNIVRAFSDFIDNGCTIVGGISAVGEGIRVGELRNPEGFVFGVIENPNFTK; encoded by the coding sequence ATGAACGACATCCTGGGACTTGCCACCGTCATCTTTCCTACGGCTGACCTTCAAGCATCAAAATCCTGGTGGGCACAGGCCTTGGGCAAGCAGCCATATTTTGACGAGCCGTTCTATGTCGGCTTCGAGCTGAATGGCTACGAGCTCGGCATCAACCCCGGCGCTTCGATTGCGGACGGGCCAGTGGCCTATTTGCGCACTGACAACATCGTTCGGGCGTTCTCAGACTTCATCGACAACGGCTGCACAATTGTTGGTGGCATCAGCGCGGTCGGTGAAGGCATCCGCGTAGGCGAACTGCGCAACCCCGAAGGCTTTGTCTTCGGGGTGATAGAAAACCCGAACTTCACCAAGTGA
- a CDS encoding HD domain-containing phosphohydrolase, whose amino-acid sequence MHTHRSHHQIPTLRPPRQALIPRHFDFAAKIATAYLLLSILWILGSDRAVDLLLPESDFAAWAQSAKGLVFVTISAFVLYLAVHLYIKRLATANENLQAAWDESLLGWAMAMDAREPDMAEHSQNVASLTVLLAKSMGVDAKDLPIIYRGALLHDIGKIGIPDAVLQFPGPLDEEQWALMRQHPDIAMHILEPIEFLKDAMDIPYCHHERWDGAGYPQGLSGTDIPLWARIFTVVDVFDALSTKRVYRVAMPMAEVLAHIKAGSGSHFDPEVVDAFCALIEDLQVQVG is encoded by the coding sequence GTGCACACCCACCGTTCCCACCATCAAATCCCCACCCTGCGGCCGCCGCGGCAGGCACTCATCCCACGGCACTTCGATTTCGCAGCGAAGATCGCCACTGCATATCTGCTGCTCTCCATCTTGTGGATACTCGGTTCCGATCGAGCCGTTGACTTGCTGCTTCCTGAGAGCGACTTCGCTGCATGGGCGCAATCGGCGAAGGGCCTGGTGTTTGTCACCATCTCAGCCTTCGTGCTGTACCTCGCGGTGCACCTGTACATCAAGCGATTGGCCACGGCGAATGAGAATCTGCAGGCTGCCTGGGATGAGAGCCTTCTGGGCTGGGCCATGGCCATGGATGCCCGCGAGCCCGACATGGCAGAGCACTCTCAGAACGTTGCCTCACTCACCGTGCTGCTGGCAAAGTCCATGGGGGTAGACGCCAAGGACCTGCCCATCATCTACCGCGGCGCTCTTCTGCATGATATCGGAAAGATCGGCATTCCCGATGCCGTCCTGCAGTTTCCTGGCCCCCTCGACGAAGAGCAGTGGGCATTGATGCGCCAGCACCCGGATATCGCGATGCACATCTTGGAGCCGATTGAGTTCCTCAAGGACGCGATGGACATCCCCTACTGCCATCACGAGCGCTGGGACGGCGCCGGGTACCCGCAGGGTCTGAGCGGTACCGACATTCCACTTTGGGCTCGCATCTTTACAGTGGTGGATGTGTTCGATGCGCTGTCAACAAAGCGCGTGTATCGGGTGGCCATGCCCATGGCTGAAGTGCTCGCGCACATCAAAGCAGGTTCAGGCTCACACTTTGACCCGGAAGTGGTCGATGCCTTCTGCGCACTCATTGAAGATCTGCAGGTTCAGGTGGGATGA
- a CDS encoding DUF305 domain-containing protein, with product MNTKMKLGAVCALSLFAALSLGACSSDTTSPTSGDMMNQSSPGTSGMMMDNDANQASAADISFSQMMIPHHEQAVEMSQLAPERASSTFIKDLAMTIQNAQQPEIELMAGWLDTWGMPRMTMMDSMSAHGGHGMAGIVSDEDMDKLAAAKGAAFDRLYAELMIAHHEGAIDMAQAVENSSNPDVAALAKGIISSQQAEIAQMQEFLDS from the coding sequence ATGAACACAAAAATGAAACTGGGAGCCGTCTGCGCTCTCTCGCTCTTCGCAGCATTGTCGCTTGGGGCATGCTCAAGCGATACCACGTCTCCCACTTCGGGCGACATGATGAATCAGTCAAGCCCGGGCACCTCAGGCATGATGATGGACAACGATGCAAACCAGGCCTCCGCTGCAGACATCTCCTTCTCCCAGATGATGATTCCTCATCACGAACAAGCCGTGGAGATGTCACAACTGGCCCCAGAACGAGCCTCGTCGACATTCATCAAGGATCTTGCGATGACGATTCAGAACGCCCAGCAGCCAGAGATCGAACTGATGGCCGGCTGGCTGGACACTTGGGGCATGCCTCGTATGACGATGATGGATTCCATGTCCGCCCACGGTGGGCATGGAATGGCCGGCATTGTGTCTGACGAGGACATGGACAAGTTGGCAGCTGCCAAGGGTGCAGCATTCGACCGGCTGTACGCCGAACTGATGATTGCCCACCACGAAGGCGCGATAGACATGGCCCAGGCGGTTGAGAACTCCTCGAACCCTGACGTGGCGGCTCTGGCAAAGGGGATCATCTCCTCGCAGCAGGCCGAGATTGCCCAGATGCAGGAGTTTCTGGATTCATAG